The Variovorax paradoxus genome window below encodes:
- a CDS encoding aliphatic sulfonate ABC transporter substrate-binding protein, with the protein MLTRRQFTLAAGAASLAAAPSAWSAATGLKGSTLTLGYQKTGIPLVARQLKVFEKRFEPLGIRIEWAEFTSGLNLLQAMDTGDVAFGNAGNVGCIFLQASGGRVAYVAAQPSTPRSEGILVKEDSPIRSIADLRGRRIGYAKGSSSHNLVAAALERQGLDIKAVTSIGLGAADAAFAFDGGDIDAWAIWDPYFTIARRRNRTRVIAWQGDVLEDSASFLLANTGFAKAWPAHVKALIEGSTEAGRWARANPAEVAKSVAAATGMQLDVVTEVNANAGFDVVPLSNAILASQQRTADRLFKLGVLPKAVAVREAVWDDADRG; encoded by the coding sequence ATGCTGACCCGCCGCCAATTCACCCTCGCAGCGGGCGCCGCCTCGCTGGCCGCCGCCCCTTCCGCCTGGAGCGCCGCCACCGGCCTCAAGGGATCGACCCTGACGCTGGGCTACCAGAAGACCGGCATTCCGCTGGTGGCGCGGCAGCTCAAGGTGTTCGAGAAGCGCTTCGAGCCGCTGGGCATCCGCATCGAATGGGCCGAGTTCACCTCGGGTCTCAACCTGCTGCAGGCCATGGACACCGGCGACGTCGCCTTCGGCAATGCTGGCAACGTGGGCTGCATCTTCCTGCAGGCCTCGGGCGGGCGCGTGGCCTATGTGGCGGCGCAGCCTTCGACGCCGCGCTCCGAAGGCATCCTCGTGAAGGAGGATTCGCCGATCCGAAGCATCGCCGACCTGCGGGGCCGCCGCATCGGCTATGCCAAGGGATCGAGTTCGCACAACCTGGTGGCGGCCGCGCTCGAGCGCCAGGGCCTGGACATCAAGGCCGTGACCAGCATCGGCCTGGGCGCGGCCGACGCGGCCTTCGCCTTCGATGGCGGCGACATCGATGCCTGGGCCATCTGGGACCCGTACTTCACCATCGCGCGCCGCCGCAACAGGACCCGCGTGATCGCCTGGCAGGGCGACGTGCTCGAGGACAGCGCCTCGTTCCTGCTCGCCAACACCGGCTTCGCCAAGGCCTGGCCCGCCCATGTGAAGGCGCTGATCGAGGGTTCGACCGAGGCCGGCCGCTGGGCCAGGGCCAATCCCGCCGAGGTCGCGAAGTCGGTCGCGGCCGCCACCGGCATGCAGCTGGATGTGGTGACCGAGGTCAACGCCAATGCGGGCTTCGACGTGGTGCCGCTGTCGAACGCGATCCTCGCTTCGCAGCAGCGCACGGCCGACAGGCTGTTCAAGCTCGGCGTGCTGCCCAAGGCGGTCGCGGTGCGCGAGGCGGTCTGGGACGACGCGGATCGCGGCTAG
- a CDS encoding acyl-CoA dehydrogenase family protein → MNAPDRAALALDLQTLLDRLPALAAAIARDASQRERDRVLPFEAFALFRASGLGALRVPPERGGPGGSVEDLIEVVATLAAADSNVAHALRIHYNAIELWTTAPPDANSELQLARVREGALFGGAFTELGTPKSGTVTTALERDGDRLVLNGRKYYATGTAFSDYASIAVRDPEGRDVAIVVPTQREGLHVKDDWDGMGQRLTASGSLEFEGLEVHADELVYGSPKTLQRRHASSLRQLYLVAVAAGIVRNIFADALDYVRHHARPAAHSPADSAAQDHFTQWVVGDLATATHAVDALVADNARRLDRSAQALRHDAATDQESERTRQLVLEGALATAKTQLAVSRIALQAAERLFEAGGASATSRRHNFDRHWRNLRTIFNHNPLQQKARVIGDHHLNGTTTHLEEGKVF, encoded by the coding sequence ATGAACGCACCCGACCGCGCCGCGCTGGCGCTCGACCTCCAGACCCTGCTCGATCGCCTGCCCGCGCTGGCAGCCGCCATCGCACGAGACGCCTCGCAGCGCGAGCGCGACCGCGTGCTGCCCTTCGAGGCCTTCGCGCTGTTCCGCGCCTCGGGCCTCGGCGCGCTGCGCGTGCCGCCCGAGCGCGGCGGTCCCGGCGGCTCGGTCGAGGACCTGATCGAGGTGGTCGCGACACTCGCGGCGGCCGACTCGAACGTCGCGCATGCGCTGCGCATCCACTACAACGCGATCGAGCTCTGGACCACCGCGCCACCCGATGCGAACAGCGAGCTGCAGCTGGCGCGTGTGCGCGAGGGTGCGCTGTTCGGCGGCGCCTTCACCGAGCTCGGCACGCCCAAGTCGGGCACCGTGACCACCGCGCTCGAGCGCGACGGCGATCGTCTGGTGCTCAACGGCCGCAAGTACTACGCCACCGGCACCGCCTTCTCGGACTACGCGAGCATCGCGGTGCGCGATCCCGAGGGCCGCGACGTCGCCATCGTCGTGCCCACCCAGCGCGAAGGCCTGCACGTGAAGGACGACTGGGACGGCATGGGCCAGCGCCTGACCGCGAGCGGCAGCCTGGAGTTCGAGGGCCTCGAGGTGCATGCCGACGAGCTCGTGTACGGCAGCCCCAAGACCCTGCAGCGCCGCCATGCATCGTCACTGCGCCAGCTCTACCTGGTCGCAGTGGCCGCGGGCATCGTGCGCAACATCTTTGCCGATGCGCTCGACTACGTGCGCCACCATGCACGGCCGGCCGCGCACAGCCCGGCCGACAGCGCGGCGCAGGACCACTTCACGCAATGGGTGGTCGGCGACCTCGCGACCGCCACGCATGCGGTCGATGCGCTGGTCGCGGACAACGCGCGGCGCCTCGATCGCTCGGCGCAGGCGCTGCGGCACGATGCCGCAACGGACCAGGAGAGCGAACGCACGCGCCAGCTCGTGCTCGAAGGCGCGCTCGCCACCGCGAAGACCCAGCTCGCGGTGAGCCGCATCGCGCTGCAGGCGGCCGAGCGGCTCTTCGAGGCCGGCGGCGCATCCGCCACCTCGCGCCGCCACAACTTCGACCGTCACTGGCGCAACCTGCGCACCATCTTCAATCACAACCCGCTGCAGCAGAAGGCACGCGTGATCGGCGACCACCATCTCAACGGCACGACCACGCACCTCGAAGAGGGCAAGGTGTTCTGA
- the arr gene encoding NAD(+)--rifampin ADP-ribosyltransferase encodes MSATPTPPPYYHGTKADLSIGDLIEAGYSSNYGQRRKAVYVYLSATLEAATWGAELAVGEGRGRIYVVEPTGPIEDDPNLTDKKFPGNPTRSYRTRQPLRITGEVTDWQGHAPEQLQAMRERLEELRRAGVEAIED; translated from the coding sequence ATGTCAGCCACCCCCACCCCACCGCCCTACTACCACGGCACCAAGGCCGACCTGAGCATCGGCGACCTGATCGAGGCCGGCTACAGCTCCAACTATGGCCAGCGCAGGAAGGCCGTGTATGTCTACCTGAGCGCCACGCTCGAGGCCGCGACCTGGGGCGCCGAGCTGGCCGTCGGCGAGGGCCGCGGCCGGATCTACGTGGTGGAACCGACCGGGCCGATCGAGGACGACCCCAACCTGACCGACAAGAAATTCCCCGGCAACCCGACCAGGTCCTACCGCACGCGGCAGCCGCTGCGGATCACGGGCGAGGTGACGGATTGGCAGGGCCATGCGCCCGAGCAGCTGCAGGCCATGCGCGAGCGCCTGGAGGAGCTCAGGCGCGCGGGCGTCGAGGCGATCGAGGACTGA
- a CDS encoding ABC transporter substrate-binding protein yields MLAAPAAWAQPRQGGTLNWLVNPVPASIVPLTTTAGGNAEIGPKIVEGLLTYDYDLKPKPLLATAWSLSADGLQYTFTLRKGVKWHDGKDFTSADVAFSILTLKQVHPRGRGTFANVVEVRTPDPHTAVVVLSKPAPFLLTALAATESPIVPKHLYEGTDIAASKYNSQPIGTGPFVFKEWVQGSHIILERNPNYWDKPKPYLDRVVVRFVLDAAARAAALESGAADLANGTGGIPLSDVERFRKLPGVEIDTRISPYLGSHQQIYFNLDTPALQKVEVRRAIAQAIDVNAFAKTVWYGLGTPSASPIGKGISRYHDASIQPYPYDPKAAEAALDAAGFKRGAGGTRLKLRVLYNPFQERRAADFVRQSLGRIGIDAAVESYDFATYVTKAYTERAFDITLESLTNLFDPTVGVQRVFWSKNFKVGLPFSNAAHYVNPEVDRLLEAAAVEVDETKRRQLFVDFQQIVHRDVPSIELGANPAITVLAKKVRDYGPTGEHIRGSFADLYFQP; encoded by the coding sequence CTGCTGGCCGCGCCCGCCGCCTGGGCCCAGCCCCGGCAGGGCGGCACGCTGAACTGGCTGGTCAATCCCGTGCCGGCTTCCATCGTGCCGCTGACGACCACGGCCGGCGGCAACGCCGAGATCGGCCCGAAGATCGTCGAAGGCCTCTTGACCTACGACTACGACCTCAAGCCCAAGCCGCTGCTGGCCACGGCCTGGTCGCTGAGCGCGGACGGCCTGCAATACACCTTCACCTTGCGCAAGGGCGTGAAGTGGCACGACGGCAAGGACTTCACGTCGGCCGACGTGGCCTTCTCGATCCTCACGCTCAAGCAGGTGCATCCGCGCGGCCGCGGCACCTTCGCCAACGTGGTGGAAGTGCGCACGCCCGATCCCCACACGGCCGTGGTGGTGTTGAGCAAGCCCGCGCCCTTCCTGCTGACGGCCCTGGCGGCGACCGAATCGCCGATCGTGCCCAAGCACCTGTACGAAGGCACGGACATCGCGGCGAGCAAGTACAACAGCCAGCCGATCGGCACCGGCCCCTTCGTGTTCAAGGAGTGGGTGCAGGGCAGCCACATCATCCTCGAGCGCAACCCGAACTACTGGGACAAGCCCAAGCCCTACCTCGACCGGGTGGTGGTGCGCTTCGTGCTCGATGCCGCCGCGCGCGCCGCGGCGCTCGAGTCGGGCGCGGCCGACCTGGCCAACGGCACCGGCGGCATCCCGCTGTCGGATGTGGAGCGCTTTCGCAAGCTGCCCGGCGTGGAGATCGACACGCGCATCTCGCCGTACCTCGGCAGCCACCAGCAGATCTACTTCAACCTCGACACGCCGGCGCTGCAGAAGGTGGAGGTGCGGCGCGCGATCGCGCAGGCGATCGACGTGAATGCCTTCGCCAAGACGGTCTGGTACGGCCTGGGCACGCCCTCGGCCTCGCCGATCGGCAAGGGGATCTCGCGCTACCACGATGCGAGCATCCAGCCCTATCCCTACGACCCGAAGGCGGCCGAGGCGGCGCTCGACGCGGCCGGCTTCAAGCGCGGCGCGGGCGGCACGCGGCTCAAGCTGCGCGTGCTCTACAACCCGTTCCAGGAACGGCGCGCGGCCGATTTCGTGCGCCAGTCGCTGGGTCGCATCGGCATCGACGCCGCGGTCGAGAGCTACGACTTCGCGACCTACGTGACCAAGGCCTACACCGAGCGCGCCTTCGACATCACGCTCGAGAGCCTCACCAACCTGTTCGATCCCACGGTGGGCGTGCAGCGCGTGTTCTGGTCGAAGAACTTCAAGGTCGGGCTGCCGTTCTCGAATGCGGCGCACTACGTCAATCCCGAGGTCGACCGGCTGCTGGAAGCGGCGGCGGTGGAAGTGGACGAGACCAAGCGGCGCCAGCTGTTCGTCGACTTCCAGCAGATCGTGCACCGCGACGTGCCTTCGATCGAGCTGGGTGCGAATCCGGCGATCACGGTGCTGGCAAAGAAGGTGCGTGACTACGGGCCGACGGGCGAGCACATTCGGGGGAGCTTCGCGGATCTGTACTTCCAGCCCTGA
- a CDS encoding LLM class flavin-dependent oxidoreductase — MSLSHRPGAIAGWERFVAPTEFAASPISRAFEQPVLLGLFLPIQAGGWSASTLPRTTDWRFDYNRDLVLQAERLGFDLVFALSQWLPKGGYGGVFNGNALDSFMTTAALTAVTQRILLISTIHVLYGPLHPLHLAKYAATLDHISGGRWGINVVTGHRAVEHEMFGSQRIEHDRRYELAAEFLEAVQRLWADTENWSFKGESPWKLDGAFVSPKPRFGRPVLVNATGSDAGIEFAARYSDIVFITSPAGSSFPSAIEALPAHTARVKQAARNVGREVRTLLNPMVISRATEKETWAYHDAIVAHADVDPQASFNRFDSDAHAWRGRVGNDAAKRRAIGGNIEVIGTPEQVVEQFVQLKRAGVDGLQLSFYDFKPDLEFFGDRILPLMKQAGLRF; from the coding sequence ATGTCCCTGTCACACCGACCCGGTGCCATCGCCGGATGGGAGCGCTTCGTCGCACCGACCGAATTCGCCGCCAGCCCGATCTCCCGCGCCTTCGAGCAGCCGGTGCTGCTGGGCCTGTTCCTGCCGATCCAGGCCGGCGGCTGGAGCGCGTCGACCTTGCCGCGCACCACCGACTGGCGCTTCGACTACAACCGCGACCTGGTGCTGCAGGCCGAACGGCTCGGTTTCGACCTGGTGTTCGCGCTCTCGCAATGGCTGCCCAAGGGCGGCTACGGCGGGGTCTTCAACGGCAACGCGCTCGATTCCTTCATGACGACGGCCGCGCTCACCGCGGTGACGCAGCGCATCCTGCTGATCTCGACCATCCACGTGCTCTACGGGCCGCTGCATCCGTTGCACCTGGCCAAGTACGCGGCCACGCTCGACCACATCTCGGGCGGGCGCTGGGGCATCAACGTGGTGACCGGGCATCGCGCGGTCGAGCACGAGATGTTCGGCTCGCAGCGCATCGAGCACGACCGGCGCTACGAGCTCGCGGCCGAGTTCCTCGAGGCGGTGCAGCGGCTGTGGGCCGACACCGAGAACTGGTCGTTCAAGGGCGAGTCACCGTGGAAGCTCGACGGTGCCTTCGTGTCGCCCAAGCCGCGCTTCGGACGGCCCGTGCTGGTGAACGCGACCGGCTCCGACGCCGGCATCGAGTTCGCGGCGCGCTATTCCGACATCGTCTTCATCACGAGCCCGGCCGGTTCGAGCTTTCCGAGCGCGATCGAGGCGCTGCCGGCGCACACGGCGCGCGTGAAGCAGGCCGCGCGCAACGTGGGCCGCGAGGTGCGCACGCTGCTCAATCCCATGGTCATCAGCCGCGCGACCGAGAAGGAGACCTGGGCTTACCACGATGCGATCGTGGCGCATGCCGACGTCGATCCGCAGGCCAGTTTCAACCGCTTCGACAGCGACGCCCATGCCTGGCGCGGACGGGTCGGCAACGACGCCGCCAAGCGGCGCGCCATCGGCGGCAACATCGAAGTGATCGGCACGCCCGAGCAGGTGGTCGAGCAGTTCGTGCAGCTCAAGCGCGCGGGTGTCGACGGCCTGCAATTGAGCTTCTACGACTTCAAGCCCGATCTCGAATTCTTCGGCGACCGCATCCTGCCGCTGATGAAGCAGGCCGGGCTGCGCTTCTGA
- a CDS encoding SfnB family sulfur acquisition oxidoreductase has protein sequence MSALAASIEAQAELPRTARRVEPAQRLRSDAEVLEAARRVAKSLAEGAAARDSQRLLPERELDQVSGAGLWAMNLPRAHGGAAVSYATVARVFAILSAADASIGQVQQNHNSAVFWLSTIGSEAQKTFFLGEILRGCRFGNANVDAPRDGAVQPLRIERTPRGWLLRGEKIYATGALFAHYVSAIGLNAAGEKTVAIIPAGTPGLSIEDDWQSFGQRTTASGRVHLDDVLLPDLCVLPIHRAYSEQPMGAVSQISHVGIDLGIAQAALDDTVRFLREHASIAQPAGAPRAIVDALVIAQVGEIQIRLHAAEAMTQRAGLALDEAIARPDRERRAAASLAVAEAKVLTSEIALHASSKLFELCGTRAAQAPHAFDRHWRNARVHTLHDPVRHKFTVVGDHLLNGILPESAGAL, from the coding sequence ATGAGCGCGCTGGCCGCATCGATCGAGGCCCAGGCGGAATTGCCGCGGACCGCGCGCCGCGTCGAGCCGGCGCAGCGGCTGCGCTCCGACGCCGAGGTGCTCGAAGCCGCGCGGCGCGTGGCCAAATCACTGGCCGAAGGCGCGGCCGCACGCGACAGCCAACGCCTGTTGCCCGAGCGCGAGCTCGACCAGGTCTCGGGCGCCGGCCTGTGGGCCATGAACCTGCCGCGCGCGCATGGTGGAGCGGCCGTGTCGTACGCCACCGTGGCGCGGGTGTTCGCGATCCTGTCGGCGGCCGATGCCTCGATCGGCCAGGTCCAGCAGAACCACAACAGCGCCGTGTTCTGGCTCTCGACCATCGGCAGCGAGGCGCAGAAGACCTTCTTCCTCGGCGAGATCCTGCGCGGCTGCCGCTTCGGCAATGCCAACGTCGATGCGCCGCGCGATGGCGCCGTGCAGCCGTTGCGGATCGAGCGCACGCCGCGAGGCTGGCTGCTGCGCGGCGAGAAGATCTACGCCACCGGCGCGCTGTTCGCGCACTATGTGTCGGCCATCGGCCTGAACGCGGCCGGCGAGAAGACGGTGGCGATCATTCCGGCGGGCACGCCGGGCCTGAGCATCGAGGACGACTGGCAGAGCTTCGGCCAGCGCACCACCGCGAGCGGCCGCGTGCACCTCGACGACGTGCTGCTGCCCGATCTCTGCGTGCTGCCGATCCACCGCGCCTACAGCGAACAGCCGATGGGCGCGGTCTCGCAGATCAGCCACGTGGGCATCGATCTCGGCATCGCTCAGGCCGCGCTCGACGACACGGTGCGCTTTTTGCGCGAGCATGCATCGATCGCGCAGCCGGCCGGCGCGCCGCGCGCGATCGTCGATGCGCTGGTGATCGCGCAGGTCGGCGAGATTCAGATCCGCCTGCATGCGGCCGAGGCGATGACGCAGCGCGCGGGCCTCGCGCTCGACGAGGCCATCGCCCGGCCCGACCGCGAACGCCGCGCCGCGGCCTCGCTCGCGGTGGCCGAGGCCAAGGTGCTGACCTCGGAGATCGCGCTGCATGCCTCGAGCAAGCTGTTCGAACTCTGCGGCACGCGCGCGGCGCAGGCGCCGCATGCCTTCGACCGCCACTGGCGCAACGCGCGCGTGCACACGCTGCACGACCCGGTGCGCCACAAGTTCACCGTGGTCGGCGATCACCTGCTCAACGGCATCCTGCCCGAGAGCGCGGGTGCGCTGTGA
- a CDS encoding aldo/keto reductase — protein MSTIDYRPLGRSGILVSPLTLGTMMFGGQTDRATSQRIADRAREQGVNFIDTANAYNQGQSETVVGELVAPHRQHWVLATKFANADPDIEGPNNRSTGRHGIVRSVEASLKRLGTDHIDLLYLHREDRQTPVEETVRALGDLIRAGKLRSWGLSNHSAWKIAEFARTADALNVDRPVATQPLYNLANRQIEAEHLPAAEYYGLGVVSYSPLARGVLTAKYRPGEAPPPGTRAGRDDKRILQTEWRPESLEIAQRVKEHVEGRGITPGQFALAWVLNNRLVTSAIAGPRTLEQWEDYVPALQYRFTDADEALVDGLVTTGHSSRPGFNDPSHPFFGRKPRHRAAP, from the coding sequence ATGAGCACCATCGACTACCGGCCGCTCGGCCGCAGCGGCATCCTCGTCTCGCCGCTGACCCTCGGCACCATGATGTTCGGCGGCCAGACCGACCGCGCGACCTCGCAACGCATCGCCGACCGCGCGCGCGAGCAGGGCGTGAACTTCATCGACACCGCCAATGCCTACAACCAGGGCCAGTCGGAGACGGTGGTCGGCGAGCTGGTCGCGCCGCACCGGCAGCACTGGGTGCTGGCGACCAAGTTCGCCAATGCAGATCCCGACATCGAAGGACCGAACAACCGCAGCACCGGCCGCCACGGCATCGTGCGCTCGGTCGAGGCCAGCCTGAAGCGCCTGGGCACCGACCACATCGATCTGCTGTACCTGCACCGCGAGGACCGCCAGACGCCGGTGGAAGAAACCGTGCGTGCGCTCGGCGACCTGATTCGCGCGGGCAAGCTGCGCAGCTGGGGCCTGTCGAACCACAGCGCCTGGAAGATCGCCGAGTTCGCGCGTACCGCCGATGCGCTCAATGTAGACCGGCCGGTGGCGACGCAGCCGCTCTACAACCTCGCGAACCGCCAGATCGAGGCCGAACACCTGCCCGCGGCCGAGTACTACGGCCTGGGCGTGGTGTCGTACAGCCCGCTCGCGCGCGGCGTGCTCACGGCCAAGTACCGGCCCGGCGAGGCGCCGCCGCCCGGCACGCGCGCCGGCCGCGACGACAAGCGCATCCTGCAGACCGAATGGCGCCCCGAATCGCTGGAGATCGCGCAGCGCGTGAAGGAACACGTGGAGGGGCGCGGCATCACGCCGGGCCAGTTCGCGCTGGCCTGGGTGCTCAACAACCGGCTCGTGACCTCGGCCATCGCCGGGCCGCGCACGCTCGAGCAGTGGGAGGACTACGTGCCCGCGCTGCAGTACCGCTTCACCGACGCGGACGAGGCGCTGGTCGATGGCCTCGTGACCACCGGCCATTCGTCGCGCCCGGGCTTCAACGATCCCAGCCACCCGTTCTTCGGCCGCAAGCCGCGGCATCGCGCGGCGCCATGA
- a CDS encoding MetQ/NlpA family ABC transporter substrate-binding protein, which produces MTFSFQRAFSVMVLSVAGLGAMSAQAQETLRVAASPVPHAEILEFIRPQLKAQGVDLEVKVFSDYVQPNLAVGDKQLDANFFQNRPYLESFNKDRKTDIVEVPNSDVHIEPFGAYSQKIKKAADLREGAVVAIPNDPSNSGRALALLAKQGLLKLKDPSNIKSTARDIVSNPKKLVIREIESAQLPRALPDVDLALINTNYALEAKLDPGRDALFIEDGRNSPYANFIAARKDNLQSPAIAKLVKTLHTPEVRKFIQDKYKGAVIPAF; this is translated from the coding sequence ATGACGTTTTCGTTTCAGCGCGCCTTCTCGGTGATGGTGCTGTCGGTGGCCGGTCTGGGCGCGATGTCCGCGCAGGCGCAGGAGACGCTGCGCGTGGCGGCCTCGCCGGTGCCGCATGCCGAGATCCTCGAGTTCATCCGCCCGCAGCTCAAGGCGCAGGGCGTGGACCTCGAGGTCAAGGTGTTCAGCGATTACGTGCAGCCCAACCTCGCGGTCGGCGACAAGCAGCTCGACGCGAACTTCTTCCAGAACCGGCCCTACCTCGAGTCCTTCAACAAGGACCGCAAGACCGACATCGTCGAGGTGCCGAACAGCGACGTGCACATCGAGCCCTTCGGCGCCTATTCGCAGAAGATCAAGAAGGCGGCCGACCTGCGCGAGGGCGCGGTGGTGGCGATCCCCAACGATCCGTCGAACTCGGGCCGCGCGCTGGCGCTGCTGGCCAAGCAGGGCCTGCTCAAGCTCAAGGACCCCAGCAACATCAAGTCGACGGCGCGCGACATCGTCTCGAATCCGAAGAAGCTGGTGATCCGCGAGATCGAATCGGCGCAGCTGCCGCGCGCGCTGCCCGACGTGGACCTCGCGCTGATCAACACCAACTACGCGCTCGAGGCCAAGCTCGATCCGGGCCGTGACGCGCTGTTCATCGAGGACGGCCGCAACTCGCCCTACGCGAACTTCATCGCGGCGCGCAAGGACAACCTGCAGTCGCCGGCCATTGCCAAGCTGGTGAAAACGCTGCACACGCCCGAGGTGCGCAAGTTCATCCAGGACAAGTACAAGGGCGCGGTCATTCCGGCGTTCTGA
- a CDS encoding ABC transporter substrate-binding protein encodes MKFDRWALRVALAAAVAAALPGAFAQGTAPSPQPIDGGTLTLAVSQEPTSLVSFLDTKTDNRNISAKITEGLLRYDAQFRAQPLLATSWQVSADGLKYTFKLRPGVKWHDGRDFGAEDVRYSILTQKKQGPRGRITLANVERVDAPDPLTAVIVLSKPAPFLLKSLSSAELPIVPSHRYADGEPLGNPNVTAPVGTGPFVFDQWVRGSHLVLRKNPNYWRKGYPHLDRVIVKFVRDPAAISTAVETGEVDAALGVGLADLERLEKNPKLKVDATYDAFLNNASFLEFNLENPVLANPKVRHAIAQAIDRHFIRDTIYYKRVEVVNSPIPRVLADYYDDSTFRYPFDVTAANRLLDEAGQPRGAGGTRFSLRLSYIPGAEFKRTSDYLRAAFSRIGVKVEIVDGDLPTFLKRVYSTRDFDINLNGLGRLFDPTVGVQRIYWGDGVRNPLIWINASHYDNPQVDELFRQAAVELDGAKRATQFRQIQQIVGRELPVVPLVTVHSALQVYSTRVHALNNSIDLTAGDFADAWIEPRK; translated from the coding sequence ATGAAATTCGATCGATGGGCACTGCGCGTCGCCCTCGCCGCGGCAGTGGCCGCCGCGCTCCCGGGCGCCTTCGCGCAGGGCACCGCACCCTCCCCCCAACCCATCGACGGCGGCACGCTGACGCTCGCGGTGTCGCAGGAGCCGACCTCGCTGGTGTCCTTCCTCGACACCAAGACCGACAACCGCAACATCAGTGCGAAGATCACCGAGGGCCTGCTGCGCTACGACGCGCAGTTCCGCGCGCAGCCGCTGCTCGCCACGTCGTGGCAGGTCAGCGCCGATGGCCTGAAGTACACCTTCAAGCTTCGCCCCGGCGTGAAGTGGCACGACGGCCGCGACTTCGGCGCGGAGGACGTGCGCTATTCGATCCTCACGCAGAAGAAGCAGGGACCGCGCGGGCGCATCACGCTCGCGAACGTGGAACGCGTCGACGCGCCCGATCCGCTGACCGCGGTGATCGTGCTGTCGAAGCCCGCGCCCTTTCTGCTGAAGTCGCTGTCTTCGGCCGAACTGCCGATCGTGCCCTCGCACCGCTACGCCGACGGCGAGCCGCTGGGCAATCCCAACGTCACGGCGCCCGTGGGCACCGGTCCCTTCGTGTTCGACCAGTGGGTGCGCGGCAGCCACCTGGTGCTCAGGAAGAATCCGAACTACTGGCGCAAGGGCTATCCGCACCTCGACCGCGTGATCGTGAAGTTCGTGCGCGATCCGGCCGCGATCTCGACCGCGGTCGAGACCGGCGAGGTCGACGCGGCGCTCGGCGTGGGCCTGGCCGACCTCGAACGGCTCGAGAAGAACCCGAAGCTCAAGGTCGACGCCACCTACGACGCCTTCCTCAACAACGCCTCGTTCCTCGAGTTCAACCTCGAGAACCCGGTGCTCGCGAACCCGAAGGTGCGGCATGCGATCGCGCAGGCGATCGACCGCCACTTCATCCGCGACACCATCTACTACAAGCGCGTGGAGGTGGTGAACTCGCCGATTCCGCGCGTGCTGGCCGACTACTACGACGACAGCACCTTCCGCTATCCCTTCGACGTGACCGCGGCCAACCGCCTGCTCGACGAGGCCGGCCAGCCTCGCGGCGCGGGCGGCACGCGCTTCTCGCTGCGGCTGAGCTACATCCCGGGCGCGGAATTCAAGCGCACCAGCGACTACCTGCGCGCGGCCTTCTCGCGCATCGGCGTCAAGGTCGAGATCGTCGACGGCGACCTGCCCACCTTCCTCAAGCGCGTCTACAGCACGCGCGACTTCGACATCAACCTCAACGGCCTGGGCCGGCTGTTCGACCCGACGGTGGGCGTGCAGCGCATCTACTGGGGCGACGGAGTGCGCAATCCGCTGATCTGGATCAATGCCTCGCACTACGACAACCCGCAGGTCGACGAGCTGTTCCGCCAGGCCGCGGTCGAGCTCGACGGCGCGAAGCGCGCCACCCAGTTCCGCCAGATCCAGCAGATCGTGGGCCGCGAGCTGCCGGTGGTGCCGCTGGTCACGGTGCATTCGGCGCTGCAGGTCTACAGCACCCGCGTGCACGCACTCAACAACAGCATCGACCTCACGGCCGGCGACTTCGCCGATGCCTGGATCGAACCCCGCAAGTAA